In a genomic window of Thiolapillus brandeum:
- the soxB gene encoding thiosulfohydrolase SoxB: MTISRREFVRLMGLAGAAGMLPVSAFAAARKPSDLYEVPKFGNVCLLHMTDCHAQLNPIYFREPSVNLGIGKAKGKAPHLVGKAFLENFDIAPGGIEAHAFTYLDFENAAKKFGKVGGFSHLATLVKRLRSERGDGNTLLLDGGDTWQGSGTAYWTRGKDMVGACNKLGVDVMTGHWEFTYMDKEVIANIGDFKGEFVAQNVSVNEDALFDYRFSDFKGFDEDSGLAFKPYTMKSVNGMRVAVIGQAFPYTPIANPQRFIPDWTFGIQDERMQSMVNHIRENEKPDLVVVISHNGMDVDLKMASRVSGIDVIFGGHTHDGVPRPVEVSNKSGKTLVTNAGSNGKFLGVMDLDVSKGKLKSYRYRLVPVFSNLLEADKDMQAYIDKVRAPYKDKLEKKLAVAGETLYRRGNFNGTFDQIICDALNKVNDSQISLSPGFRWGTTVLPGQDITMDHVMDQTCITYPETYRREMTGEEIKAILEDVCDNLFNPDPYYQQGGDMVRVGGLDYVCEPGETMGKRITNMTLDNGTKIEAKKKYMVSGWATVGSKSPGRPIWDVVADYLKEQGTVKIKKLNTPKLIGVKGNPGIAS; the protein is encoded by the coding sequence ATGACCATATCAAGACGAGAATTCGTAAGGCTGATGGGCCTTGCCGGTGCTGCCGGCATGCTGCCTGTTTCTGCTTTCGCAGCCGCACGCAAGCCTTCCGACCTGTACGAAGTACCCAAATTCGGCAATGTATGCCTGCTGCATATGACAGACTGTCATGCTCAGCTCAACCCCATTTATTTCCGCGAACCCAGCGTCAACCTGGGCATTGGCAAGGCGAAGGGCAAAGCACCCCACCTGGTGGGCAAAGCCTTCCTGGAAAATTTTGATATTGCCCCTGGCGGTATCGAGGCTCATGCATTCACTTATCTGGATTTCGAAAACGCCGCCAAAAAATTTGGCAAAGTAGGGGGATTTTCCCACCTTGCCACCCTGGTAAAACGCCTGCGCAGCGAGCGAGGCGACGGCAATACCCTGCTTCTCGACGGTGGCGATACCTGGCAAGGATCCGGCACCGCCTACTGGACCCGAGGCAAGGACATGGTTGGCGCCTGCAACAAGCTCGGCGTGGACGTCATGACCGGCCACTGGGAATTCACCTACATGGACAAGGAAGTGATTGCCAATATCGGTGATTTCAAAGGTGAATTTGTCGCCCAGAACGTCAGCGTCAATGAAGACGCCCTGTTCGACTACCGCTTCTCCGATTTCAAGGGTTTCGACGAAGACAGCGGCCTGGCTTTCAAGCCCTACACCATGAAATCCGTAAATGGCATGCGCGTGGCCGTCATTGGACAGGCCTTCCCTTATACGCCCATCGCCAACCCCCAGCGTTTCATTCCCGACTGGACTTTTGGCATTCAGGACGAGCGCATGCAGTCCATGGTCAACCACATACGGGAAAACGAGAAACCCGATCTGGTGGTGGTCATCTCCCACAATGGCATGGACGTGGATCTGAAGATGGCCTCTCGCGTGAGCGGCATCGATGTCATTTTTGGCGGCCATACCCACGACGGCGTTCCCCGCCCCGTGGAAGTCAGCAACAAGAGCGGCAAAACCCTGGTGACCAATGCCGGTTCCAACGGCAAGTTCCTGGGCGTCATGGATCTGGACGTCAGCAAGGGCAAGCTGAAAAGTTACCGTTACCGGCTGGTTCCCGTGTTCTCCAATCTGCTGGAAGCCGACAAGGACATGCAAGCCTATATCGACAAGGTACGCGCACCTTACAAGGACAAACTGGAAAAGAAACTGGCCGTCGCCGGCGAGACCCTGTACCGCCGGGGCAACTTCAACGGCACTTTCGATCAGATCATCTGCGACGCGTTGAACAAGGTCAATGACTCACAGATCTCCCTGTCACCCGGATTCCGCTGGGGCACCACGGTATTGCCCGGTCAGGATATCACCATGGATCACGTTATGGACCAGACCTGTATCACCTATCCGGAGACCTATCGCCGCGAGATGACGGGTGAGGAAATCAAGGCCATCCTGGAAGACGTCTGCGACAACCTGTTCAACCCCGACCCCTACTACCAGCAAGGTGGTGACATGGTGCGGGTCGGCGGTCTGGACTATGTGTGTGAGCCCGGCGAAACCATGGGCAAACGCATCACCAATATGACCCTGGACAACGGCACCAAGATTGAAGCCAAGAAGAAGTACATGGTGTCCGGTTGGGCCACGGTTGGCTCCAAGTCACCGGGCCGCCCCATCTGGGACGTCGTAGCCGACTACCTGAAAGAACAGGGCACAGTAAAAATCAAGAAGCTCAACACCCCGAAACTCATTGGCGTAAAAGGCAATCCTGGTATTGCCAGCTGA
- a CDS encoding 6-pyruvoyl trahydropterin synthase family protein, producing the protein MRLFVHQLSVLDFSYLHPSRGLVGESWHVDIELEGGLDDQGMVLDFGEVKRQVKQLIDENFDHRLLVPADHKGLTLADRQLSFVLDNGQRIRHQGPAEALLLIPGETISTRSVAQAIHQTLLPTLPDNVESLQISLYPESEEGAWYQYSHGLKLHYGNCQRIAHGHRSRIRIWRDGARNEMLEQLWAERLRDIYIGTEEDLVAITSWNDQSCFRFAYTAEQGSFELELDAGRCYLMNTESTVENIARHIRERLEEEHPDSHFRVQAFEGIGKGAISESIGPAPQ; encoded by the coding sequence ATGCGCCTGTTCGTTCACCAGCTCAGCGTTCTCGATTTTTCCTACCTGCACCCATCCCGGGGGCTGGTTGGGGAAAGCTGGCATGTGGATATCGAACTGGAAGGGGGGCTGGACGATCAGGGCATGGTACTGGACTTTGGGGAAGTAAAACGCCAGGTGAAGCAACTCATCGACGAGAATTTCGATCACCGTCTGCTGGTACCCGCAGACCATAAAGGACTGACCCTGGCAGACAGGCAGCTGAGTTTCGTACTGGATAACGGCCAGCGCATCCGCCACCAGGGGCCCGCAGAAGCCCTGCTGCTCATCCCGGGCGAGACCATCAGCACCCGTTCAGTGGCCCAGGCCATCCACCAGACTTTGCTGCCCACCCTGCCGGACAATGTCGAATCCCTGCAAATAAGCCTGTATCCGGAGTCAGAAGAAGGCGCCTGGTACCAGTACAGCCATGGACTGAAACTGCATTACGGAAACTGTCAGCGCATCGCCCATGGCCACCGTTCGCGCATCCGCATCTGGCGCGATGGGGCGCGTAACGAAATGCTCGAGCAACTGTGGGCGGAACGCCTGCGGGATATCTATATTGGCACCGAGGAGGACCTGGTGGCCATTACTTCCTGGAATGATCAGAGCTGTTTCCGCTTCGCCTATACAGCGGAGCAAGGCAGCTTCGAATTGGAGCTGGATGCCGGGCGCTGCTACCTCATGAACACGGAATCCACCGTGGAAAACATCGCCCGTCACATTCGCGAAAGGCTGGAGGAAGAACACCCGGACAGTCATTTCCGGGTACAGGCATTCGAAGGCATTGGCAAGGGCGCCATCAGTGAAAGTATTGGCCCGGCGCCCCAATAA
- the soxY gene encoding thiosulfate oxidation carrier protein SoxY — protein MSLNEKRRVFLKGSLAVGALGAAAGMLTPGAVLAAWNKNAFTAKSVDEAIAASNGNPVTTPSKDITIKAPDIAENGAVVPVSVVTKMKGVDSITLLVEKNSTPLSAIFHLPKGTLPDVSTRVKMGKTGDVIAVVKANGKLYSARKGVKVTIGGCGG, from the coding sequence ATGAGTCTGAATGAGAAACGCCGAGTGTTCCTCAAGGGATCACTGGCCGTTGGCGCCCTTGGTGCAGCCGCCGGCATGCTTACCCCCGGTGCCGTATTGGCCGCCTGGAACAAGAATGCCTTTACTGCCAAGAGCGTCGATGAAGCCATTGCAGCTTCCAACGGCAACCCTGTTACCACGCCATCCAAAGACATTACCATCAAGGCTCCGGATATTGCTGAAAACGGTGCCGTTGTGCCTGTTTCCGTGGTAACCAAGATGAAAGGCGTGGATTCCATCACTTTGTTGGTGGAAAAAAACTCCACCCCATTGTCCGCCATATTCCACTTGCCCAAGGGCACCCTGCCCGACGTATCCACCCGGGTAAAAATGGGCAAGACCGGCGATGTCATCGCCGTGGTCAAAGCCAACGGCAAACTGTATTCCGCACGCAAAGGCGTAAAAGTCACCATTGGCGGCTGCGGCGGCTGA
- the soxZ gene encoding thiosulfate oxidation carrier complex protein SoxZ, which produces MAKTIKIRAKAKNGITVVKALITHPMETGMRKNKKTGKLIPAHFIQEVVCKHNGKEVINCEWAGSVSKNPYLAFKFEGGKKDDAIELAWKDNTGNGDSISAKIR; this is translated from the coding sequence ATGGCTAAAACCATCAAGATTCGCGCAAAAGCCAAAAACGGCATTACCGTAGTCAAGGCACTGATCACTCATCCCATGGAAACCGGTATGCGCAAGAACAAGAAGACCGGCAAGTTGATTCCTGCCCATTTCATTCAGGAAGTGGTGTGCAAGCACAATGGCAAGGAAGTCATCAACTGTGAGTGGGCCGGTTCCGTGTCCAAGAACCCCTACCTGGCATTCAAATTCGAAGGCGGCAAGAAAGACGACGCCATCGAACTTGCCTGGAAGGACAACACGGGCAACGGAGACTCCATCAGCGCCAAGATTCGCTGA
- the gloB gene encoding hydroxyacylglutathione hydrolase has product MLRIHPLPAFEDNYIWVLRQEGVDACVVVDPGDETPVIDYLQARGLALAAILITHGHGDHTGGVRELKRQWPTAVVCGPGGEPVPVVERTVAEGNEIDMAPLEGACRVMEVPGHTRGHLAYRLGDALFCGDTLFAGGCGRVFSGTHEQLSDSLRRIAALPPQTLVYCAHEYTLANLGFARWVEPDNPAIRVRQKAEEEKRQQGLPTVPSSLALELETNPFLRTGEAAVIAAAEKWAGRSLQGHREVFRALREWKDRDYD; this is encoded by the coding sequence ATGTTGCGCATCCATCCTCTGCCGGCTTTCGAAGACAACTATATCTGGGTGTTGCGCCAGGAAGGAGTCGATGCCTGTGTGGTGGTGGATCCCGGAGACGAAACCCCTGTCATCGACTACCTGCAGGCCCGGGGATTGGCCCTGGCGGCAATACTCATAACCCATGGCCACGGTGACCATACCGGGGGTGTGCGGGAACTGAAGCGCCAGTGGCCCACTGCCGTGGTCTGCGGACCGGGCGGTGAGCCGGTTCCCGTGGTGGAGCGGACTGTCGCCGAGGGCAATGAGATTGACATGGCACCCCTGGAGGGGGCCTGCCGGGTGATGGAAGTACCAGGCCATACCCGTGGGCACCTGGCCTACCGGTTGGGTGATGCCCTGTTCTGCGGCGACACCCTGTTCGCCGGGGGTTGTGGGCGGGTGTTCAGCGGCACTCATGAACAACTCAGTGATTCCCTGCGGCGCATTGCCGCCCTGCCGCCGCAAACCCTGGTCTACTGTGCCCATGAATATACCCTGGCGAACCTGGGGTTCGCCCGATGGGTGGAACCGGACAATCCGGCTATCCGGGTACGCCAGAAAGCCGAGGAGGAAAAGCGTCAGCAGGGATTGCCCACAGTGCCATCGAGCCTGGCTCTGGAACTGGAGACCAATCCGTTTCTGCGTACCGGGGAAGCAGCGGTGATTGCCGCCGCAGAAAAATGGGCAGGACGCAGCCTGCAGGGGCATCGGGAAGTTTTCCGTGCTCTGCGTGAGTGGAAGGACAGGGATTACGACTGA
- the hisI gene encoding phosphoribosyl-AMP cyclohydrolase yields MSGNAFWQQLETGTVGESVSLDEALAQIPWNADGLIPAIAQQYDTGEVLMLAWMNREALEETLDRERVCYWSRSRQQLWRKGESSGQVQVLKEMRLDCDGDTLLLLVDQTGPACHTGRRGCFYNLVQGDRLVVDKPVLIDPESLYGK; encoded by the coding sequence GCGTTCTGGCAACAACTGGAAACCGGGACTGTGGGAGAATCTGTTTCCCTGGACGAGGCTTTGGCGCAGATTCCCTGGAATGCGGACGGCCTGATTCCCGCCATTGCCCAGCAGTACGACACGGGAGAAGTGCTGATGCTGGCCTGGATGAACCGTGAGGCCCTGGAAGAGACCCTGGATAGGGAGCGGGTGTGTTACTGGTCGCGTTCCCGCCAGCAGCTTTGGCGCAAGGGGGAGTCTTCCGGCCAGGTGCAGGTCTTGAAGGAGATGCGCCTGGACTGTGATGGCGATACCTTGTTGCTGCTCGTGGATCAAACCGGGCCGGCCTGCCATACCGGGCGTCGGGGTTGTTTCTACAATCTGGTTCAGGGGGATCGGCTGGTGGTGGACAAGCCGGTGCTCATCGATCCGGAAAGCCTGTACGGGAAATGA